One Candidatus Taylorbacteria bacterium genomic window, AGGCGTACCATTTATCCGATCTCAAAATTTCTATGACCACATTATCTCATCAGATTATGTCTTTTGTACAAATAAATTTCATATTGAACATGAGAACTCAAAATGTCTTCCTCGCGATCTTCTGTTTGCGGCAATAGGAGCAACTATTGGAGATTTTGCGATCGTGCCTACTTGGATAAATGAGGCAAATACAAATCAGAATATCGCAAGGGTGAGAATTAACAGCCAAAAATATAGAGCCGAATATGTATGGGCGTTTTTCCTTTCGCAGTATGGACAACTTCAATTGCACCGATATCCAACAGGAAATGCACAACCATATCTGAATACTTACCAATTCAACAGATTAAAAATTCCTTTCATAAAAAATCAAGAAAAATTTACTCAACTTGTTCAAGATATATTTAAATTAATAGAGTCATCAGATAGGTTATACCCCGAAGCCGAACAGGAGCTATTGAAGCGTATGGAATGGGACAAGGTAACGACAAATCACAGATTAAGCTACTCTGCGACAAGCAAAGATATTCTCACTGACGAACGGCTTGACCCCGAATTTTATCAGCCAAAATTTGAAAACCTTGAAAAACATTTGAAAAAAGTCGGCTCGCTAGCAATCGAGAAAGTATGCAATTTTGTAAATCATGGCATACAGCCCCCGTATTTTGAGAACGGAACAGTCAGCGTCGTAACGCAAAAGGAAATGACGCCGACTTTTTTGGAACTTGAAAGTATCAAGGATTTTACCAGCGCGGATTTTTATAACGAAAACCCTGATTTCAAATTAAAAAAGCACGATGTTTTGTTATATTCGGTTGGCGCATATATCGGACGTTGTAATATCCTACTGGACGAAATCAAAGCGATGGCAGGCAGTTATGTAACCATTTTGCGAGCGAATGGGGATTTTATTGTTCCAGAATATCTCGCTTTGTTTCTGAATTCTACGGCGGGTGTATTGCAATCAAGACAACAGATGCGTGGTACGGCTCAACATTATTTATACCCACGCGATATAAAGAAAATAAAAGTTTTCATTCCGCGGGACAAAAACGGCAAGCCCGATCTGGCATGGCAGAAGAAACTCGCCGCCAAAGTTATTCAGGCAAATGAAGCAAAAAAATTTGCACAACAAAAACTGCAAGAAGCTAAGGAACTAGTTGAGCAAGAAATTGAAAAATTAATGATTGATCAAAGAACTGTTATTTAGCTAAATTTATGCTTTATTTTGCTTATGGCTCAAATATGGACGAAAATCGCCTAAAAGAAAGGATGACTTCAGATAACAGCAAATATGGAGTTATTCCGCGCGGAAAATATTCAATACTATATGGTGAACGCAAGGAGGGATATAAATTAGTTTTTAATAAGAAGGGGGCAGATGGATTATGAACTGATTTATGATATAGTTCATATATGGCAATTGAACGACTATCAACCTCCACAGGCGAGCATCTTGACCTCTCAATAAATAATGGGGATATTGAAGCATTAAGAAATACAGCTACTCGGCTCGGGTTTAGAGACGAAGAAAGCATGCTCCGTTTTATGCTTGCTGTACTTTCAAAATCGGCGACCAGGGTAATAACGATTACAGACCAAAATAGTGCCAAAGTCAGTCTTAATCCGTCCCCTGATTTATTAAGACCGACAAATCCGCCTGCACAATAAAATGATATGGCTAACGAAGAAACATCAAAAAAAGATTTTCATGTCGAAAAGCTAGTCGAAGAACATGGCAAGGATATTTCAGGTATTGTGGAAAAATTACTGAAATCCTATTCATCAGAAAGATATAAAGATTTTCAAAAGGATGTGGAAGAAATTGTCGGAAGATATCTAAAATCGGTATTAGGGTGGGCTGTGCTTGTGTGGCTAATATCAATGGTAGCAAGCATGTTATTACAAAAAGTTTTTAATATATTTTAGTGTAATTAAGTACATAGTTCCCGAAAACCTTGCATTTTCCCAGCAATAGTGCTATACTAAAATGGTAGTTCCTTTAATTATAAACAGCTGTAATCTATGCAGAAAATCATAGATCGTTTATGTCTCTTTGCTCTCGGACCCTTCTTCACAAGGTTTCGACGGGCGCGGTAGGTGACTTGGGAAATCTGCGAGAAGCCACATGATATGAACGACTGACCTTAAAGCGGTTGGGAGATTTCATTGAGCCAGTCGGGCTCGATTAAATCTCTTAGTCGCTTTTTTGTTTGCTTGGTCGGCAAATGACGAAGCTACAAGCATTAAAAATTAATAACTTATAAACAAAATATGAGTAAAAGTAAAAAGTTACAAAGTTCAGGAGTTGATTGGGGTCAGGTCATTGTAGATGCACTTCGTGAGGAAACAAAAGAAGAAAAGAATATTCCTATAGAAAAAGCAGCTAGATTGGTAAAAGAACGAATTAAAGGAAATCGCAAAGGTCTAGAAGAACCGAATTATCTGCACTCCTTTCGAGTGCGGGATTTAGTTATGAAGTTTTCCCTGGTAGACGACCCTAATAGTGATCTTTTCGTAGCGGCCTTGCTTCACGATATCGTGGAGGACGGAGGAGTTTCGTTTGATGAGCTCAAAGACATGGATTTTTCTGACCGAACTATTGAACTTGTGAAATTGTGCACTCACCCAATGGATATAAAGAACAAAACTGAAAGATGGATGCGGATGGTAAATAGACTAATTGAAGCAAATGATCATGATGCGTGGCGCATCAAAGTTGCCGACCTCGCGGATAACTTGAAACAATCTAAGGGATTAACTTTGGAGAATCGTGAATTTATGATTGATGTTAAAGCGCCAATATTTCTTCGGTTAGCCATTCTTGTTCCTGATTCACCTTATTCTGTGCTAGAAAAAGAAATAGAAAAGCAGAAAAAAGAATTAGCAGAAAAATCAGAATCGGAAATTACATTTTTACCAAAGTATGAAAATCCTGAAAATACAGTGATATAATATATTCATGATACTACAAATCAAATAGAGGAGAAGGGTGGAATTGCGGCGGGAAGAAGGAGAAGAAGTAAAACACAATATTTCAAGAGGGAAAGGGTTGTCCAGTTATCAACATGTTTGGCTTGACTTCTTTACATAGTTTGTGTAAACATGTTCGTATGAACATGTTTACACAAAAAATAAAGGACTTCCGTATTAAAAAAGGGTTGTCTCAAGAGACTGTGGCGCGGGCTATTGGCGTATCTAGACCGACATATACAGCTATTGAGGCAGGAAAACAGAGGCTTGACCTGGATGAAGCGGGGAAACTCGCAAGTTTTTTTGGTATTGATGTGGACACACTTCTCTCGGGAAATGTCCCAGATATTATGAAGTATAAACACATGATATTGACATATCTACGAATGAATTTGTCAAAAGATAAAAAAGTGCCAAAAACTAAACTTGCCAAGCTCTTGTACCTAGCTGACTTTGCGTGGTTCTATGATCATTTTGAAAGTATGAGTGGAATGCAATATAGGAAGATTGCCTACGGTCCTGTTCCTGACATGTTTTTCCGCGCAATAGACGAACTCGAAGAAGACGGAAAAATTATTATTGATAGAAAAGTTTCCGAAGGAAAGGAGATGTTTTTAATTAGCGAATCTGAAAGTAATGCCAACGAAAAGATTAACACCCTCTCGGCTCTCGAAAATGGCTTAATAAAAAAAATTGCAAAAAAATGGAAAGATAAAAAAACTGAGGAAATTGTGAACTTTACGCACAATCAGTTGCCTTATTTTTTGTGTCGAGACAATGAGCTCATCCCCTATGGGCTTATTACCCAAGAAGATCCTGGGTTCGTGTACTAGATTGCCATGCTAGGAAATTTCTCTGTCCAAATTGAGAGCTTTGCGAGAAGGCACTTCATAAAAAGTTTTCAGAAGAAGTATAAAAGCAAGTGGGATTTTACATTGATATATATTATCGAGGAGCTTGCCCGCCTGGATAATTTCTTGAAAACTGATAGAGCAGAAACTATAATTGATGCGGGCGATATTAAAATAGTGAAGACAAAATTCAGAGTGGCAGGAACGAATGAATCTGCAAAAGCGTCTGGTAATCGATGTATTGTTGCTTGGTGTATTAGTAAGCAGTCAGTATCAATCTTGCTTGTATACGGTAAAACAGATTTGAGTGGTAAAAATGAAACTGCGAACTGGAAAGCATTAATAAAAGATAATTATAAAGAGTATTCGAGCCTATTCTAGGAGCCACCCGCTCGCAACCCTCTCCTCCTTTGCGAGCGGGCTTGCGTGCGAACGGGAGGCCGTTCAGGCTCTGAAGAGAGCCTTCAGGCTCGAACGGGGGGTCCCGCCTTCGCTAAAGCTACGGACGGTCAAGCAAGCGCAATTAGGTTGTGATTTGCTTACGTCTTACGATGAGCAAGATTGAAAGCAACGCATTCCCAATTACCCAAGCTATGATCCATGAGGTGGATAAGTAGTTATAATTTTCTATTGCCAATAATGCTAGAGCGAACCGGATGGCATTTGTTACATACAGCGATAAAGTTTCAGAGTGCGGGTCCCGATAAGATTTACGCACAGTTGGGATAAATGCCAACATATCAGCAAGAATAACTAAGGAAATCGAAATTTCAGGCTGATCAGCAAGTAACCAGAAGCCGATTGCAGCGAGGGATAATATGGCTACAATAGTGTCGGAAGTTGTGATATCTCTTTTGCCATTTTTAAAACTCAAGACTACAACCCCAATGCAAAGAAGACCCGCGGCGGCCGTAATCCAAGTAGCTGGACCTGCACCTCCCTTGATTTGCAAAGCAACGAGCAAGATTGTAAGCAAACCCCACAGTGACCAGCTGTATATGTGCGGACGAGTTTTACCTTTACGGATGTCCCGATAGTAAGGGATATAAGCTATAAAAGTCAGCACCACAGCAATAACACC contains:
- a CDS encoding restriction endonuclease subunit S; protein product: MENDEIISRIGANSLGEISEVIYGTTPEGGVFEDEGVPFIRSQNFYDHIISSDYVFCTNKFHIEHENSKCLPRDLLFAAIGATIGDFAIVPTWINEANTNQNIARVRINSQKYRAEYVWAFFLSQYGQLQLHRYPTGNAQPYLNTYQFNRLKIPFIKNQEKFTQLVQDIFKLIESSDRLYPEAEQELLKRMEWDKVTTNHRLSYSATSKDILTDERLDPEFYQPKFENLEKHLKKVGSLAIEKVCNFVNHGIQPPYFENGTVSVVTQKEMTPTFLELESIKDFTSADFYNENPDFKLKKHDVLLYSVGAYIGRCNILLDEIKAMAGSYVTILRANGDFIVPEYLALFLNSTAGVLQSRQQMRGTAQHYLYPRDIKKIKVFIPRDKNGKPDLAWQKKLAAKVIQANEAKKFAQQKLQEAKELVEQEIEKLMIDQRTVI
- a CDS encoding HD domain-containing protein; protein product: MSKSKKLQSSGVDWGQVIVDALREETKEEKNIPIEKAARLVKERIKGNRKGLEEPNYLHSFRVRDLVMKFSLVDDPNSDLFVAALLHDIVEDGGVSFDELKDMDFSDRTIELVKLCTHPMDIKNKTERWMRMVNRLIEANDHDAWRIKVADLADNLKQSKGLTLENREFMIDVKAPIFLRLAILVPDSPYSVLEKEIEKQKKELAEKSESEITFLPKYENPENTVI
- a CDS encoding helix-turn-helix domain-containing protein; this encodes MNMFTQKIKDFRIKKGLSQETVARAIGVSRPTYTAIEAGKQRLDLDEAGKLASFFGIDVDTLLSGNVPDIMKYKHMILTYLRMNLSKDKKVPKTKLAKLLYLADFAWFYDHFESMSGMQYRKIAYGPVPDMFFRAIDELEEDGKIIIDRKVSEGKEMFLISESESNANEKINTLSALENGLIKKIAKKWKDKKTEEIVNFTHNQLPYFLCRDNELIPYGLITQEDPGFVY